The following DNA comes from Metopolophium dirhodum isolate CAU chromosome 8, ASM1992520v1, whole genome shotgun sequence.
TATGTAAATTGCTAGAAGACTCTTGGTTCACTAAAGTATGAGTTAACAAATGTCTACTGAAAGAATCAAAAGAGTTATAACTTCTTCCGCATGATGGTTCTATACATTTGTACTCTATTATATTCTCAAaagaatgaaataattttatatgcctgataagatttttaaaagaatttacACTAACTAAACAAATAAAGCATGATGCCattttacaattgtttttattaaatacaattaaaattaaaataaattttagtacAACAAATAACTAAAAAGCTAAATgctttaaagtaaaaaattaaatttgcaactgttaaaattaaaattattaacacattttgGTTAATTAACACTTATTTAAGTCATTAATTAAAGTAGTGACATTTGGACTACAATTTTTGTCAAACTTTGTAGTTATTTCAtagaaaaatgtttgtataaaataccaAATTTGTTCACACTGTggtgtataatgtaaattgaaAACGAAGAaagatttaaaacatatatcAATTGCCTTTAATGCGCTCtcaactttataaaaaaatttgttgattactatataaaaataagtcacCTGACTATCAGCCtcgacaaaaattatatatggttGTAGTTTTTCTCCCGTTCTTAACGCTTTGTTACATTTTTCATCGTCTACTTCTTTCAACTGTGACACTGTCTGTAAGTAAACTAaactataattacttatttcaaagaattaatttagttttaaaaagaaatgaaATTATGAATTCATACATTTGCATAATAAATGAATGATTGCTGAATTTCTAATTTAGATGGtctagtaaaatttttttttgatccaGTACATGTtctttttgatatatttattggtttaaatAATTCTACCAGAACTTTTAGAGCAGCAACTGTGTCAATAcctataaaacataaacatatatatattaaaaattaatttcaaataataaattttacatttcaagaattttaaaataggaGCCATAtttgatgtaataataatttgttaaaacttaCCAGAATCTGGAGGATTTATGATCGCATCTATCAAATTACTATCAAttcctttaatattatatttatttatataatttaataatttgttttttaaagtttcaaatTTAGTAAAAAGTATCAGTGTTTTTTGGGGGTATAACTGACTAAAATCCAGATCAATCTGCaatcaaatatgtaaaaataactcataaaaaaattaattaagtaattttagcTTTAAGTTAATTCATACTGACCAATGTGAATCCAAGTGGACTTTTTAATGGAGGATAGACTGATagataacaactatttgtatcatcacttaataaataattatatctttcTTGAAATGTTTTAAGCCATTTGTTTTCAACAATACTCCAaggtgatatattatttttgagccATATTATATCATCTGCTAATTCTTAAccaaacaaaataacatatttaatattaataaatatattaatgaataaattctACAATATTTACTATACCTTCACTTGGTATAAAACTATTTTCAGGAGTAATCTCTTTAGTCAATCTTTGGTTTGTTTTCCTAATTTCTTTTCTGAGATTATTATACTTATCCCACAACTTTCCTCTAGCTGGCGATACTAAATTTGCCTCTTTTTTGTAAGGAGTATAATATGTCTCTTTATGTTCTTGAGGAAATACAGAACAAATTTCTAAAGATACTGCAGTTAATTTTTcagtagatatttttttgtcttCACTTTGTTTGAGGAAATGCGTTACTATTATATGAGATAATTTATTTCTCAACAATccatttaattcattattctttaaataattatctaaaatgAGTTTGCCTTC
Coding sequences within:
- the LOC132950611 gene encoding uncharacterized protein LOC132950611 is translated as MDNFVVKNLNELNIPQSIVQEFIDQGVDEEAFRCLTESMVRELCLPMGHRAKIVKRISELKSELSSNVQNSCNSSSETSVFNILTDGNLSHVNDILNSHEALQTNLDDSSIEIINQDFSTLGNCITDNKTSPCYTNKHFTSFIDTSARTSFIDTPSTSLIDTPSTSFIDTPSTIHNVDVNVKKNIINTTSLNTSINLKSILNSYHEGKLILDNYLKNNELNGLLRNKLSHIIVTHFLKQSEDKKISTEKLTAVSLEICSVFPQEHKETYYTPYKKEANLVSPARGKLWDKYNNLRKEIRKTNQRLTKEITPENSFIPSEELADDIIWLKNNISPWSIVENKWLKTFQERYNYLLSDDTNSCYLSVYPPLKSPLGFTLIDLDFSQLYPQKTLILFTKFETLKNKLLNYINKYNIKGIDSNLIDAIINPPDSGIDTVAALKVLVELFKPINISKRTCTGSKKNFTRPSKLEIQQSFIYYANTVSQLKEVDDEKCNKALRTGEKLQPYIIFVEADSQVTYFYIVINKFFYKVESALKAIDICFKSFFVFNLHYTPQCEQIWYFIQTFFYEITTKFDKNCSPNVTTLINDLNKC